A genomic region of uncultured Methanobrevibacter sp. contains the following coding sequences:
- a CDS encoding (5-formylfuran-3-yl)methyl phosphate synthase, which translates to MLLLISPINREEALESIEGGADIVDVKNPKEGSLGANFPWVIKEIRELTPKDKLVSATLGDVPYKPGTVSLAAMGAHVSGADYIKVGLYGTKDHDEAVEVMENVVKTVKDVSEDTIIVAAGYADAHRVGAVGPMEIPKVAKDAGCDLAMLDTAVKDGHTLFDYLDIDQLKEFVEEAHGYGLLTALAGSVKKDQLKPLNDIGCDVVGIRGAACVGGDRNTGKIHHTAVAELKELLDSF; encoded by the coding sequence ATGCTTCTATTAATAAGTCCTATAAATCGTGAAGAGGCTCTTGAATCTATTGAAGGCGGGGCAGACATTGTTGATGTAAAAAATCCTAAGGAAGGTTCTTTAGGTGCTAATTTCCCTTGGGTTATTAAGGAAATCAGGGAATTAACTCCTAAAGATAAACTTGTTAGTGCTACTTTAGGTGATGTGCCTTACAAACCAGGTACAGTTTCCCTTGCGGCAATGGGTGCTCATGTTTCTGGAGCGGATTATATTAAAGTTGGATTATATGGAACAAAAGACCATGATGAAGCGGTTGAAGTCATGGAAAATGTTGTCAAAACTGTTAAAGATGTAAGTGAAGATACTATTATTGTTGCAGCAGGATATGCTGATGCTCATCGTGTAGGTGCAGTAGGTCCTATGGAAATTCCAAAAGTTGCTAAAGATGCTGGATGTGACCTTGCAATGCTAGATACTGCTGTTAAAGACGGTCATACATTATTCGATTATTTAGATATTGATCAATTAAAAGAATTTGTAGAAGAAGCTCATGGTTATGGTTTATTGACTGCGCTTGCAGGATCCGTTAAAAAAGACCAATTAAAACCATTAAATGATATTGGCTGTGATGTTGTCGGTATCAGAGGAGCTGCATGTGTGGGTGGTGACAGAAATACTGGTAAAATACACCATACTGCAGTAGCTGAGCTTAAAGAATTATTGGATTCATTCTAA
- a CDS encoding DUF3194 domain-containing protein, giving the protein MSKLKVLTQEDLSKISDDFGEILEQEVSKVISTKELEDLDLDIVLSYENEQLDVDVDVGVIFDELSEINQDQITKAIDEAYLKFDSYIDDNFRV; this is encoded by the coding sequence ATGTCAAAGTTAAAAGTATTAACTCAGGAAGATTTGTCTAAAATTTCAGATGATTTTGGCGAAATTTTAGAACAGGAAGTTTCAAAAGTAATTTCCACTAAGGAATTGGAAGATTTAGATTTGGATATTGTTCTTAGTTATGAAAATGAACAATTGGACGTTGATGTTGATGTTGGAGTAATTTTTGATGAGCTTTCAGAAATTAATCAAGATCAAATCACTAAAGCCATTGATGAAGCTTATTTGAAGTTTGATTCTTATATCGATGACAATTTCAGAGTTTAA
- a CDS encoding ATP-binding cassette domain-containing protein, which translates to MLEVKNIKYAYNADYQALKGVSLKVERGEMVALLGKNGAGKSTLFLHLNGIYEPDEGQVFIDGEELKYDKKSLLKFRQKVGIVFQNPDDQIFAPTVEEDVAFGPLNLGLPMEEVQDRVEEALARVGMSGFEKTAPHHLSGGQKKRVAIAGILAMKPEVMVLDEPTAGLDPQGVVNLQKLLRNLNDEGITIIISTHEVDLVPNYAKRVFVLVDGLLIAEGTPREIFAQPEILEQANLKVPIVTELFQDLEKEGYDMNGDYPLTIDEAKDKFLELLNKN; encoded by the coding sequence ATGTTAGAAGTAAAAAATATTAAATATGCTTATAATGCTGATTATCAGGCTCTTAAAGGAGTTAGTTTAAAGGTTGAAAGGGGAGAAATGGTTGCTCTCTTAGGTAAAAACGGTGCAGGTAAGTCAACTTTGTTTTTACATTTAAATGGGATTTATGAACCTGATGAAGGTCAAGTTTTCATTGACGGAGAAGAATTGAAATATGATAAAAAGTCTTTACTCAAATTCAGACAAAAAGTTGGTATTGTGTTCCAAAACCCTGATGACCAAATTTTTGCTCCAACAGTAGAGGAGGATGTGGCTTTCGGACCTCTTAATTTAGGTTTGCCTATGGAAGAGGTTCAAGACAGAGTTGAAGAAGCACTTGCTCGTGTTGGAATGAGTGGCTTTGAAAAAACAGCTCCGCATCATTTAAGTGGAGGTCAAAAGAAAAGAGTTGCTATTGCAGGAATTCTTGCAATGAAACCTGAAGTTATGGTTTTGGATGAACCTACTGCAGGTTTGGATCCTCAAGGAGTAGTTAATCTTCAAAAATTATTGAGGAATTTAAATGATGAGGGAATTACAATTATTATTTCAACTCACGAGGTGGATTTAGTTCCAAACTATGCTAAGAGAGTATTCGTTTTGGTTGATGGATTATTGATTGCTGAAGGCACTCCTAGAGAAATATTTGCACAACCTGAAATATTAGAACAAGCTAATTTGAAAGTTCCTATTGTTACTGAATTATTCCAAGACCTTGAAAAGGAAGGATATGACATGAATGGGGACTATCCGTTAACAATTGATGAAGCTAAGGATAAGTTTTTAGAATTGTTAAACAAAAACTAA
- a CDS encoding ribonucleotide-diphosphate reductase subunit beta — MNMRELLLKALELDEFNLAVVNELKGNPSKITFYSNKGEVLLVILIGASLEFEKLNIAPSKLKIVSHVKKLDVLSEILDIELADKAEDNYILISSDDDLVAKINFINKFGDKTNFQINVKKILEGTHE, encoded by the coding sequence ATGAATATGCGTGAACTTCTTTTGAAGGCTTTGGAGTTAGATGAATTTAACTTAGCAGTTGTTAATGAACTTAAAGGAAATCCAAGTAAAATTACTTTTTATTCTAACAAAGGTGAAGTTTTACTTGTAATTCTCATTGGAGCTTCTCTTGAATTTGAAAAGTTAAATATTGCTCCATCCAAATTAAAAATAGTGTCTCATGTTAAAAAACTCGATGTCTTAAGTGAAATTTTGGACATTGAGCTAGCTGATAAAGCAGAGGATAATTATATATTAATTTCTAGTGATGATGATTTGGTAGCTAAAATTAATTTTATCAATAAATTCGGCGATAAAACCAATTTTCAGATCAATGTAAAGAAAATCTTAGAGGGTACACATGAGTGA
- a CDS encoding glycosyltransferase family 2 protein yields MEYEITAEDKNATYVVLPAYNEATRIQPVLESIAEKGYNMVIVNDGSTDNTLDVILESKRKYPNQIHVFSLMINRGVGVATQTGFDAVLNFNPKYVVSMDSDGQHSADDLDKVIKPLVTGEAQAVIGVRPLEDMPRSRNYANAIMNFLTKIFYRVDVSDSQTGFRAITRDALDKITINATGYLISSEFIREINDNDIPFAEVPIETIYTPETQAKGTNTTAAIKILLQMIKHQF; encoded by the coding sequence ATGGAATATGAGATAACTGCCGAAGATAAGAATGCAACATATGTGGTTCTTCCGGCATATAATGAGGCAACAAGAATCCAACCTGTATTGGAATCTATTGCAGAGAAAGGATATAATATGGTCATCGTCAATGACGGTTCAACAGACAACACTTTGGATGTTATTCTTGAATCTAAAAGAAAATATCCGAATCAAATTCATGTCTTTTCTTTGATGATTAATCGTGGTGTGGGTGTTGCTACACAAACAGGCTTTGATGCCGTTTTGAATTTTAATCCAAAATATGTTGTCAGTATGGATTCGGACGGTCAGCACTCAGCTGATGATTTGGATAAGGTAATAAAACCATTGGTTACAGGTGAAGCTCAGGCTGTTATTGGTGTAAGGCCACTGGAGGATATGCCTAGAAGCAGAAATTATGCCAATGCAATCATGAATTTTTTAACAAAGATTTTTTATAGAGTGGATGTAAGCGATTCCCAAACAGGTTTCAGGGCAATTACCAGAGATGCATTGGATAAAATTACCATTAACGCTACTGGATATCTCATATCTTCAGAATTCATACGTGAAATCAATGACAATGATATTCCATTTGCAGAAGTTCCAATCGAAACAATATATACTCCTGAAACTCAGGCAAAAGGAACAAATACTACTGCTGCAATAAAAATATTGCTTCAGATGATTAAACATCAATTTTAA
- a CDS encoding KEOPS complex subunit Pcc1, protein MSEGPLESVKSDIVIEFESSAQAKIIYDSIILEFDTAPDFRSSMSIELEDSKILINIDAEDSTSFRASINSAIKWIKLALEINNLTN, encoded by the coding sequence ATGAGTGAAGGTCCTCTTGAATCTGTCAAAAGTGATATAGTTATCGAATTTGAAAGTAGCGCTCAGGCTAAAATAATTTATGATTCTATTATATTGGAATTCGATACGGCTCCGGATTTTAGATCATCAATGTCTATAGAATTGGAAGATTCTAAAATATTAATCAATATTGATGCAGAGGATTCCACCTCTTTTAGAGCTTCCATTAACTCGGCGATTAAGTGGATTAAATTAGCATTAGAGATAAATAACTTAACAAATTAA
- a CDS encoding DUF2304 domain-containing protein translates to MFLYSLIFPIISIIAIVWFTLRYLRGKHSAVTTVLWALFWIIVAIFSLFPNLSNQFAKLVGITRGLDFIIILVFIVLFYTILRLYFIVDKLQNDLNTVVKQVAIQNEVTLDDEEE, encoded by the coding sequence ATGTTTTTATATTCTTTAATATTTCCAATAATTTCCATTATAGCGATAGTTTGGTTTACACTCAGATATTTAAGGGGAAAACATTCTGCAGTTACAACTGTATTATGGGCTCTTTTCTGGATTATTGTAGCAATATTTTCACTTTTCCCAAATTTAAGTAATCAATTCGCTAAATTAGTGGGTATAACTCGTGGTTTAGATTTTATTATCATTTTAGTATTCATAGTATTGTTCTATACTATTTTAAGACTTTACTTTATTGTAGATAAATTGCAGAATGACTTGAATACTGTTGTAAAGCAGGTCGCAATACAAAATGAAGTTACTCTTGATGATGAAGAGGAATAA
- the rpl37A gene encoding 50S ribosomal protein L37Ae, with translation MARTKKVGITGRFGARYGRKAKRSVKIIEENMKKNHVCPKCDRPYVKRQAAGIWKCRKCGAVFTGGAYVPETPMAKSAARSIRDIRVEE, from the coding sequence ATGGCAAGAACTAAAAAAGTTGGTATCACAGGAAGATTTGGTGCAAGATACGGAAGAAAAGCAAAAAGATCTGTAAAAATCATTGAAGAAAACATGAAAAAAAATCATGTTTGTCCTAAATGTGATAGACCTTATGTAAAAAGACAAGCTGCTGGAATTTGGAAATGCAGAAAATGTGGTGCAGTATTCACTGGAGGAGCTTACGTTCCTGAAACTCCTATGGCAAAATCTGCAGCACGTAGTATCAGAGATATTCGTGTGGAGGAATAG
- a CDS encoding (Fe-S)-binding protein, with translation MLYFRGCTAREKQNGIAKATERLLEIAGVDFHTLDDEKCCGSVLLRTGFVDEAQEQIKKNTKILEGEIIVTSCAGCYKTLKDDYEGLVVVHISQLLYELIKEGKLNFSKNEMNVTYHDSCHLGRHCNVFDEPREVIESVANLIEMENIRENSLCCGAGGGVKSAYPEIADEMASSRIGQAKETGCETLVTPCPFCKLNLENDDIEVLDLTEFLVKYGDVNGEQ, from the coding sequence ATGTTATATTTTAGAGGATGCACTGCAAGGGAAAAACAAAATGGCATTGCAAAAGCCACTGAAAGACTTCTTGAAATTGCAGGTGTCGATTTTCACACATTGGATGATGAAAAATGTTGTGGATCTGTTTTGCTTAGAACTGGTTTTGTCGATGAAGCGCAAGAGCAAATCAAAAAGAATACTAAAATTTTAGAGGGAGAAATCATTGTCACTTCCTGTGCCGGTTGTTATAAAACTTTAAAAGATGATTATGAAGGTTTGGTTGTAGTTCATATTTCACAGCTTTTATATGAACTGATTAAAGAAGGCAAACTTAATTTTTCTAAAAATGAAATGAATGTTACTTATCATGATTCCTGTCATTTGGGTCGCCATTGCAATGTTTTCGATGAGCCTAGGGAAGTAATAGAATCTGTTGCAAACCTGATTGAAATGGAAAATATTCGTGAAAACAGTCTGTGCTGTGGTGCTGGTGGGGGTGTAAAATCAGCATATCCTGAAATTGCTGATGAGATGGCATCTTCAAGGATAGGTCAGGCAAAGGAAACGGGTTGTGAAACATTGGTTACTCCATGCCCTTTTTGCAAACTCAATCTGGAAAATGATGATATTGAAGTTTTGGATTTGACTGAATTTTTAGTAAAATATGGTGATGTAAATGGAGAGCAGTGA
- a CDS encoding LUD domain-containing protein, translating to MESSELETMRKSFSTVKKRSGTIKDSASTKRLIKRVQEIKKFSIENNEELLNHALESFKRNDIDFKIADSSKDALDIIDELLVEYDCTTIAKAKSNTLGEINLKAHLKGSNIDVVETDLGDRILQLKKTDNKPVHPTGPASHLNISKIADIVNDSLDVNVDPEAREIMEIVRHDVLKRLENANVGISGANAIAAEEGSLVMVHNEGNISIVSLKDLHIIVAGIDKIVPCLEDAISIVKLETIFATGNFVTSYMNVISGPSKTADIEKKLLKNMYGAEKVVVILLDNGRSEATDECLYCIGCGNCVVHCPVYNAVGNEFGFNNYLGGRGVAMSKFIEDEETCYDSGLYMCTLCGLCTLNCPVAIPTNEIIENMRKLSAEVGFYPKAHGKIKENISNNDSPY from the coding sequence ATGGAGAGCAGTGAACTTGAAACAATGAGAAAATCTTTCAGTACAGTTAAAAAAAGATCAGGCACTATTAAAGATTCAGCATCTACCAAAAGACTAATCAAAAGAGTTCAGGAAATTAAAAAGTTCTCCATTGAAAACAACGAAGAGTTATTAAATCATGCATTGGAATCATTTAAACGCAACGATATTGATTTTAAAATTGCCGATTCATCTAAGGATGCATTGGATATTATTGACGAATTGCTTGTGGAATATGATTGCACTACAATTGCCAAAGCCAAATCAAATACATTAGGTGAAATCAATCTTAAAGCACATCTTAAAGGAAGTAACATTGATGTTGTCGAAACTGATTTGGGTGATAGGATACTACAACTTAAAAAGACTGATAATAAACCTGTTCATCCAACAGGCCCTGCTTCTCATTTAAATATTTCCAAGATTGCGGATATCGTTAACGATTCATTGGATGTTAATGTTGACCCTGAAGCTAGGGAAATCATGGAAATTGTCCGGCATGATGTGTTGAAACGTCTTGAAAATGCCAATGTAGGTATAAGTGGAGCCAATGCAATAGCTGCTGAAGAAGGCTCTCTTGTAATGGTGCATAATGAGGGCAATATTTCAATAGTTTCACTAAAAGATTTGCATATAATTGTAGCTGGAATTGATAAGATTGTACCTTGTCTTGAAGACGCAATATCAATTGTAAAACTAGAAACAATTTTTGCAACAGGCAATTTTGTAACATCATATATGAATGTAATATCAGGGCCATCAAAAACAGCCGACATTGAAAAGAAACTCTTAAAGAACATGTATGGTGCTGAAAAAGTAGTTGTCATTCTTTTGGACAACGGAAGAAGTGAAGCTACTGATGAATGTCTTTATTGCATAGGATGTGGAAATTGTGTAGTTCACTGTCCTGTATATAATGCCGTTGGAAATGAATTTGGTTTCAATAATTATTTGGGCGGTCGTGGAGTGGCAATGTCCAAGTTTATTGAAGATGAAGAGACTTGCTATGATTCTGGCCTTTATATGTGTACTTTATGTGGATTATGTACTTTAAACTGCCCAGTAGCTATTCCGACAAATGAAATAATTGAAAATATGAGAAAATTATCTGCTGAAGTAGGATTCTATCCGAAGGCTCACGGCAAAATAAAAGAGAATATTTCTAATAATGATTCTCCATATTAA
- the cbiQ gene encoding cobalt ECF transporter T component CbiQ, with amino-acid sequence MKFDMDYIAHHNELTEFNPYFKLFLTIILLIVTLALDNLYFDVFIFVVMSIVILAIAKINYKSYLKFLSIPMAFLVITCIFLLLFFGKGEVIYETGIFGIVVTDDSFHYAVYTFMRVVGCLPILGFLALTTPIAKILNCLRTLKVPKIMIEIALLMYNVIFIFLNEIDTMQKAQNSRLGYHSYWTSFKSLGALASTIFLRSLDKSETLQHSLDSRGYTGELPVYVPPKKEE; translated from the coding sequence ATGAAATTTGATATGGATTATATTGCACATCACAATGAATTAACAGAATTTAATCCTTACTTTAAATTGTTTTTAACAATCATATTGTTAATTGTTACATTAGCGCTTGATAATCTATATTTTGATGTATTCATATTTGTTGTAATGTCTATTGTCATTTTAGCCATTGCAAAAATCAACTACAAATCCTATTTAAAATTCCTGTCAATTCCAATGGCATTTCTTGTTATAACATGTATCTTTTTACTGTTATTCTTTGGAAAGGGCGAGGTAATATATGAAACAGGAATATTTGGCATAGTGGTCACTGATGATTCTTTTCATTATGCGGTTTATACATTTATGCGTGTAGTGGGTTGTTTACCAATTTTAGGTTTTTTAGCACTTACAACACCTATAGCAAAGATTTTAAATTGTCTCAGGACTTTGAAAGTCCCTAAAATCATGATTGAAATTGCACTTTTGATGTATAATGTCATTTTCATATTCCTGAATGAAATCGATACCATGCAGAAAGCCCAAAACTCTAGGTTGGGATATCATTCCTATTGGACTTCATTCAAGTCTTTGGGTGCTCTTGCAAGTACAATATTTTTGAGATCCCTTGATAAAAGCGAAACATTACAACATTCTCTCGATTCTAGAGGATATACAGGTGAACTTCCTGTTTATGTACCACCAAAAAAGGAGGAATAA
- a CDS encoding DNA-directed RNA polymerase subunit P has product MYRCPRCGAEVDHKSYMENKCPKCRYRILFKNVPETTRVIKAR; this is encoded by the coding sequence TTGTATAGATGTCCACGTTGTGGAGCAGAAGTAGACCATAAAAGCTACATGGAAAATAAATGTCCTAAATGTAGATATAGGATTTTATTTAAAAATGTTCCAGAAACAACTAGAGTTATAAAAGCTAGATAA
- a CDS encoding HisA/HisF family protein, with translation MIKKIPVIDLKQHQAVSGKSGMRDTYQPLRTVFAPSSNPVEIAQGLKLNGADEMYIADLDLIESSGHNISEIKLVNTILPVMFDGGVKNCESFDFFLDYAYKIIVPTETIESIEEMEKIFEKYPKERIVVSIDVKNNELYSKNLDLNLSEFKKILKKLDPNEIILLDITGVGTEKGYNQKLLDEFEDMKEKLIIAGGLNKESIGELDSQGIKKILIGTSLHSGEVGILD, from the coding sequence ATGATTAAAAAAATACCTGTAATTGATTTAAAACAACACCAGGCTGTAAGTGGCAAATCTGGCATGAGAGATACTTACCAACCATTAAGAACTGTTTTTGCACCATCTTCCAATCCCGTTGAAATTGCTCAAGGATTAAAATTAAACGGTGCCGATGAGATGTACATTGCTGATTTGGATTTGATTGAATCAAGCGGTCACAACATTTCCGAAATTAAGTTGGTTAATACAATTTTGCCTGTAATGTTTGATGGTGGTGTAAAAAACTGCGAATCCTTTGATTTTTTCCTCGATTATGCTTATAAAATTATTGTCCCAACAGAAACTATAGAAAGCATTGAAGAGATGGAGAAAATATTTGAAAAATATCCTAAAGAAAGAATTGTTGTAAGTATTGATGTAAAAAACAATGAATTATACTCTAAAAATTTAGATTTAAATTTATCTGAGTTTAAGAAAATTTTAAAGAAATTGGATCCCAATGAAATCATTCTTTTGGATATTACTGGTGTCGGTACAGAAAAAGGATATAATCAAAAACTTTTAGATGAATTTGAAGATATGAAAGAAAAGTTAATTATTGCAGGTGGTTTGAATAAAGAATCTATTGGTGAACTAGATTCTCAGGGTATAAAAAAAATATTAATTGGAACTAGCCTACATTCCGGCGAAGTAGGAATTCTAGATTAA
- a CDS encoding prefoldin subunit beta, with the protein MEIPENIQNQLNQFQQLQQQAQAVNMQVQNVEVQIQETEKALEELKKTDENTEVFKQAGTLLIKVEYSDALSEMEEKLETLQLRKQTMARQEERVMKKLEEMQATIQTAMQGMGQ; encoded by the coding sequence ATGGAGATTCCAGAAAATATTCAAAATCAATTAAATCAGTTTCAACAATTACAACAACAAGCTCAAGCAGTAAATATGCAAGTTCAAAATGTTGAAGTTCAAATTCAAGAAACTGAAAAAGCTTTAGAAGAACTCAAAAAAACCGATGAAAATACTGAAGTATTTAAACAAGCAGGTACTTTACTTATTAAAGTGGAATACAGCGATGCTTTATCTGAAATGGAAGAAAAATTAGAAACTCTTCAATTAAGAAAACAAACTATGGCTCGCCAAGAAGAAAGAGTCATGAAAAAACTTGAAGAGATGCAAGCTACTATTCAAACTGCTATGCAAGGAATGGGCCAATAG
- the guaB gene encoding IMP dehydrogenase — protein MSFSKKVQEARMSYTFDDFLLSPNASYVEPKDIDTTIELGNGIKLNIPVLSAAMDTVTEADLAIAMAQQGGVGVIHRNISQERQVEEVKKVKNAEDLTIRDVITIPPDSTVAEAQSLMHDELISGLPVVDGDKIMGIISKRDIRPVLKSEPSTAIKDIMTSDVVTVDEGVSTEEALNVAYENKVERLPVVNDGKLVGIITIKDILNQNQYPNAARDDNGNFLVAAACGPFDLERAMALDQAGADIISIDCAHAHNMNVVKFTETIKDNIDAELCVGNIATAEAAEDLISMGVDALKVGIGPGSMCTTRIVAGVGVPQLTAISDVADAAADSGVPVIADGGIRYSGDVAKAIGAGADAVMLGNLLAASLEAPGDIVVMNGKQYKKYRGMGSMGAMTSEYDGGSDRYFQSNKSKMNHTKYVPEGIEGAVPYRGTIAEILFQLVGGLKSSMGYCGAKDIAAMKENARFVRITSSGIKESHPHDLLITNESPNYPTLE, from the coding sequence ATGTCATTTTCAAAAAAAGTTCAAGAAGCAAGAATGTCTTATACTTTTGATGATTTTCTCTTATCTCCTAATGCAAGTTATGTGGAGCCTAAAGATATTGACACTACCATAGAATTAGGTAATGGAATTAAATTAAATATTCCAGTACTTAGTGCAGCTATGGATACTGTAACCGAAGCAGACCTTGCAATCGCTATGGCTCAACAAGGTGGTGTAGGAGTAATTCATAGGAATATCTCACAAGAAAGACAAGTTGAAGAAGTAAAGAAAGTAAAAAATGCTGAAGATTTAACTATTCGTGATGTTATTACTATTCCTCCAGATTCCACTGTTGCTGAAGCTCAATCTTTAATGCATGATGAACTTATCAGTGGTTTGCCTGTTGTTGATGGTGATAAAATCATGGGTATTATCTCAAAAAGAGATATCAGACCAGTTTTAAAATCAGAACCATCCACAGCAATTAAGGATATAATGACATCGGATGTTGTCACTGTTGATGAAGGAGTTTCTACCGAAGAAGCGTTAAATGTTGCATATGAAAATAAGGTTGAAAGACTTCCTGTCGTTAATGATGGTAAATTAGTTGGAATTATTACCATTAAGGATATCTTAAACCAAAATCAATATCCGAATGCTGCACGTGACGATAATGGAAACTTTTTGGTTGCTGCTGCATGTGGACCGTTTGATTTGGAAAGGGCAATGGCTCTTGACCAAGCCGGTGCAGATATCATTTCCATTGACTGTGCTCATGCTCATAACATGAATGTGGTCAAATTCACTGAAACAATCAAAGATAATATTGATGCTGAATTATGTGTAGGTAATATTGCTACAGCTGAAGCTGCTGAAGATTTAATTTCTATGGGTGTAGATGCACTTAAAGTAGGTATTGGTCCGGGTTCAATGTGTACTACTCGTATCGTAGCTGGTGTTGGTGTACCTCAACTTACTGCTATTTCTGATGTTGCTGATGCTGCCGCTGATTCTGGAGTTCCTGTTATTGCTGATGGTGGTATAAGATACTCTGGAGATGTTGCTAAAGCTATTGGTGCAGGTGCAGATGCGGTAATGCTTGGAAACCTGCTTGCAGCATCCTTGGAAGCTCCTGGTGATATTGTAGTAATGAACGGTAAACAATACAAAAAATACCGTGGAATGGGTTCTATGGGTGCAATGACCAGTGAGTATGATGGAGGATCAGACAGATACTTCCAAAGTAATAAAAGTAAAATGAACCATACTAAGTATGTTCCTGAAGGAATTGAAGGTGCTGTACCATATAGAGGAACAATTGCAGAAATATTATTCCAGTTAGTAGGTGGTTTAAAATCATCTATGGGTTATTGTGGTGCGAAAGATATAGCTGCAATGAAAGAAAATGCAAGATTTGTTAGAATTACAAGTAGCGGTATTAAAGAATCCCACCCTCATGACTTGTTGATTACTAACGAAAGTCCTAATTATCCAACTCTTGAATAG
- the ribC gene encoding riboflavin synthase, producing MRIGICDTTFARFDMASAAIDELKNNAYDLKIIRETVPGVKDLPVTAKILIEEENCDIVMALGMPGPMEKDKMCAHEASTGLINAQLMTNTHILEVFVHEDEEEDPVELAKLAENRAREHAQNLIKMMYHRKAMRKEAGMGMREGKEDAGPL from the coding sequence ATGAGAATTGGAATTTGTGACACTACATTTGCACGCTTTGATATGGCTTCAGCAGCTATTGATGAGCTTAAAAATAATGCTTATGATTTAAAAATAATTCGTGAAACTGTTCCTGGTGTTAAAGACTTGCCTGTAACAGCTAAAATTCTCATTGAAGAAGAAAATTGTGATATTGTAATGGCACTTGGAATGCCTGGACCTATGGAAAAAGATAAGATGTGTGCTCATGAGGCATCAACAGGCCTTATCAATGCACAGCTCATGACAAACACTCATATTTTGGAAGTATTTGTCCATGAGGATGAAGAGGAAGATCCTGTTGAGCTTGCAAAGCTTGCTGAAAACAGAGCACGTGAACATGCTCAAAACCTAATTAAAATGATGTATCACAGAAAAGCAATGAGAAAAGAAGCTGGAATGGGAATGCGTGAAGGAAAAGAGGATGCAGGACCATTATAA